Part of the Variovorax paradoxus B4 genome, GCACCGTACCCGGTGCCATATTGCGCGACCATGCGGGAATTGAACGGCAGCTATCGAGCGCTACGAACTTCCGCTTCGCGCCCATACCTCCTGACCGGATTGTGCCCTTGCACGAACGACTGGTCTTGGCCGACATCTGTCACGGGACCATCGTGCGCGTCTGTTGATCGCGACGTGCGAAGTGCACGGGGGCACGGCAGAAATTTCGGTTGAATGCGACGCTAAACGCGCTGGCCGAGCTGTACCCACGCGTGCTGCGAGGTCGGCGACCGTCGCGCCGTCGCCGAGCAGGCGCGTGGCGAGCGCGATGCGCCACCCGAGCAAGTATTCCATCGGCGTCACTCCGAGGGATTGGGGTAACGGCTACCGCCTTAATCTCGATGTGTGACCCGTCTTTGTCGCGCAGCAAGAGCTTCTTCAGCTTCGGCTTGGCAGTCAGCGTTACTTCGTGGACAACCTTTCTCGGAGCAGTCCCTTCAACCAACGGCAGAACTCTCTTGCCGCCTGTGTGTGTGCGCTATGGGAATTCACGTAGGCGACATAACTCGCGCCAGAACTCACGCCAGCTTCGTCGGCGAGTTGAAGGTTGCCGGCCCTCAGTTGATCCAGAACCAGCAATTTTGGCGTCACGAGAAACCCTGTCCCGCCGATCGCGGCGGAGACGGCAAGGAAGAGGTGGTCGTAGGTCGCCTCGACGTGGAGCTGGTCGGAAGGAATGCCCGCCGCGATGGCCCAGACGGCAAGCATCTCCGGCCTTGACCTTGCGGCGACCATCGGCCAGGCACTTTTGGCTCGGCTGTGATGCGCGGCGACCAGCGACGGTGATCCCACGCAGACCAGTTCCTCACGGGCCAGCTCCCAGCTCTCGGTGCCGGCCAGGCTCAGGTCGCGTGTGATCAGCACATCGAAGTCGTCCGAGGGCTGCGGCGGAGCAAGGCTGGTGATGAGGTCGATCTGCACGCCGTGCTTCGCAGAGTAGGCGCCCAGCGAGGGGACGACGACGGTCATGGCAAAACTCGGCATTGACGTTCTCACCTTGAGCCGGTCGTGCTGGCTTGCCTTCTGCACCAGCAACTGCATGGTGATCTCGATGGTGGACATCGCATCTTTCAAGGCTTCGTAGAGCTGCATCCCTGCGGGCGTGAAGTCCGAAGTGGCGCCTCGGCGTATGAACAGGCGCGTACCCGCAAACGCTTCCAGCGTCGCCACATGGCGGCTCACCGCGCCCTGCGTCACGCCCAGCGCCGCGCCCGCTCGGGTAAAGCTTCCCTGGCGCCCGACAGCGACGAATGCACGCACCGCGAGCAGCGGAATGTCGCCAGGTCGAGTATGAGTTTTGCTCACCATTGCATCACCCATAAGAATACTGTCACATAACCAAGGTTGTGTCTAAATTGCCCGTGCATAAGATGATTTCCATCACCAACCGCTGACTGGAAGTCGAAAAATGATCCGCAATTTCTTGAAGCTATCAGGATTCCTCATTCTCGGGGGCTTCTGGTCCGTGGCGGCAACGGCCGGCAACGTCGTCCTCTACTCCTCGAACAATGTGGAGACCGTCAACGCGGTCGTCGATCAGTTCACGAAGCGCCATCCCGGCATCAAGGTTTCGGTGGTCCGTGCCGGCACGGGTGCGCTGATGCAGCGCATCAAGGCGGAGGCAGCCAATCCCCTGGGCGACATTTTCTGGTCGGGGGGCCTGTCGACGATCAGCGAGTTCCGGGAGCAGCTCGCGCCCTATGCGTCGCCGCAGGCCGTCGCGGTGCCAGCGGCCTATCGCGGTCCTGACGGACTGTGGCTAGGGACGAACACGCACGTCACCGTGCTGATGGCCAATCTGCGCCAGGTCCCGAACGGCCAGCCGCCCAGCGGTTGGGCGGACCTCGCCGATCCCAAATGGAAAGGCAAGATCGTCATTCCCGACCCGGAGCGCAGCAGCGCTTCGTACGTCGCGCTCTACGGTCTCCAGCAGCTGCTCGGCGATGCCGCTCTGGAGAAGATCGCGCGCAACGCGGTGATCGTCGGCACCACGTCGGCGGCCTACGAGGGCGTCGCCAAGGGTGAATTCGCCGTCGCGGTGACCATGGAATATGCGGCCTACGAGTACGTGGCCGGCGGCCTGAAGGAAGTCCGGTTGGTCTATCCCACCGAAGGCACCTTTTTGTCGCCGGAAGGCATGGCGCTCATCAAGGGTGGCAAGAACCCGGAGGACGCTCGCACGTTCTACGAATTCCTTGCATCGCGCCCGGCGCAGACGGAGATCTTCAAGACCGCCTATCGGCGTCCGTTGCGCGCGGATGTCGATGTGAGCAAGTTATCGGACCTGCCGGCCCTCTCGACGATCAAGGTCGTGGCACTGGATGACGCGCGCATGGGCGCCGATCGCGCGGCGTTCATTGCACGCTGGCGGCAGCTCGTCGGCGCTCGCTGATCCGCAGGACCATCGCCAGGAACCCCCTCCATGCAAGTCTCCTTCGATGCCATCGCGCAGAGCTATGGCGGCCAGACGCTGTTCGAGCGCCTGGACCTGACCATCCCCAGCGGCAAGTTCTTCACGCTTCTCGGGCCTTCGGGCTGTGGCAAGACGACGCTGCTGCGCATGCTGGGCGGCTTCGTGCGACCCGATGCTGGACGCATTCTTTTCGCAGAGGAAGATGTCACGAACATCCCGGTGCACCGCCGCGGCGTGGGCATGGTGTTTCAGGACTACGCCCTGTTCCCTGATCGCTCTGTGCTCGCCAATGTGAGCTACGGCCTGGCAGCGCGCGGCGTATCGCGAGCGGAGGTCCGGCAGCGGGCGCTGGCCATGCTGGCACGCGTCGGACTGGAGAAGTTCGCAGAGCGCTCACCCTCGGCGCTTTCCGGCGGGCAACGGCAGCGCGTGGCCATGGCCCGGGCGCTGGTGATCGAGCCGCGATTGCTGCTGCTGGACGAGCCACTTTCGGCGCTCGACGTCAAACTGCGCGTCGAGTTGCGCGCCATGATTCGCGAGCTTCAGACCGAAGCCGGCATCACCACGGTGTTCGTGACCCACGATCAGGAAGAAGCACTGGCGATGTCCGACCTGATCGCGGTCATGGACCGCGGTCGCATCGTCCAACTCGGCGCGCCGAGGGATGTCTACGCAAGACCGCTGACGGCCTTCGCGGCCGACTTCGTCGGCGGTGCGAATCTGATCGCGATCGATGAAGAGCTTCCTCGTGCGCCGGATGGCACGCGACGTCTGGGAACGCCAGCCGGCGTGATGCTGACGCGTAGCCAGGTTCCCGTGCAGCCTGGCTCGCAGCTCGCCGTGCGCAGT contains:
- a CDS encoding ABC transporter substrate-binding protein, coding for MIRNFLKLSGFLILGGFWSVAATAGNVVLYSSNNVETVNAVVDQFTKRHPGIKVSVVRAGTGALMQRIKAEAANPLGDIFWSGGLSTISEFREQLAPYASPQAVAVPAAYRGPDGLWLGTNTHVTVLMANLRQVPNGQPPSGWADLADPKWKGKIVIPDPERSSASYVALYGLQQLLGDAALEKIARNAVIVGTTSAAYEGVAKGEFAVAVTMEYAAYEYVAGGLKEVRLVYPTEGTFLSPEGMALIKGGKNPEDARTFYEFLASRPAQTEIFKTAYRRPLRADVDVSKLSDLPALSTIKVVALDDARMGADRAAFIARWRQLVGAR
- a CDS encoding ABC transporter ATP-binding protein, yielding MQVSFDAIAQSYGGQTLFERLDLTIPSGKFFTLLGPSGCGKTTLLRMLGGFVRPDAGRILFAEEDVTNIPVHRRGVGMVFQDYALFPDRSVLANVSYGLAARGVSRAEVRQRALAMLARVGLEKFAERSPSALSGGQRQRVAMARALVIEPRLLLLDEPLSALDVKLRVELRAMIRELQTEAGITTVFVTHDQEEALAMSDLIAVMDRGRIVQLGAPRDVYARPLTAFAADFVGGANLIAIDEELPRAPDGTRRLGTPAGVMLTRSQVPVQPGSQLAVRSEDLSFGVNGTVAEGELAGMVEHVEFRGGSVGYIVRTSAGKLRVDMRSSPVTALLARGDAVSLRLPRDAHIVQGS
- a CDS encoding LysR family transcriptional regulator, translated to MVSKTHTRPGDIPLLAVRAFVAVGRQGSFTRAGAALGVTQGAVSRHVATLEAFAGTRLFIRRGATSDFTPAGMQLYEALKDAMSTIEITMQLLVQKASQHDRLKVRTSMPSFAMTVVVPSLGAYSAKHGVQIDLITSLAPPQPSDDFDVLITRDLSLAGTESWELAREELVCVGSPSLVAAHHSRAKSAWPMVAARSRPEMLAVWAIAAGIPSDQLHVEATYDHLFLAVSAAIGGTGFLVTPKLLVLDQLRAGNLQLADEAGVSSGASYVAYVNSHSAHTQAAREFCRWLKGLLRERLSTK